Proteins encoded within one genomic window of Rhinoderma darwinii isolate aRhiDar2 chromosome 5, aRhiDar2.hap1, whole genome shotgun sequence:
- the TSNARE1 gene encoding t-SNARE domain-containing protein 1, whose translation MACAPRKRKEKFSPLELEILVAEVTKNHSKLYGSERVNLSQPARERIWLEIAKKINAVARSPRTTRDLRRRWDDMKRRTKEKLAIIKRSVVSSGGMTRNSSPSALLNDTNSDVYPGFGGDDDEDEHDEIDVEIDTPHIALELQSDEEENGPGCTWVPLKTIEMAVSNEPDMSDHPVIIQTSASSPSPSSSPQNQMKSTYVRRLSAANPRRKQEVSDFEKRLMESQIQQNTLLTSWYQQQTSLMVQQNLILENLVEQSRRLADNVEILNRTLEKMVDGNHLHRETVHFVQERKQGPPTRSASRVVSGESGGPSGVEVYSGMILKVEEEM comes from the exons ATGGCCTGTGCCCCCCGGAAGAGGAAGGAGAAATTTTCTCCTCTTGAGCTTGAAATTTTGGTGGCCGAAGTAACCAAAAATCACTCGAAACTCTACGGAAGCGAGAGGGTAAACCTGAGCCAACCGGCCAGAGAGAGGATCTGGTTAGAAATCGCCAAGAAAATCAATGCGGTGGCACGATCTCCGAGAACCACTAGAGACTTGAGAAGGCGATGGGACGACATGAAGAGACGGACTAAGGAGAAACTGGCTATTATAAAACGGTCGGTTGTATCTTCAGGTGGTATGACCAGGAACTCCAGCCCTTCAGCTCTACTTAATGATACAAATAGTGATGTCTATCCTGGATttggaggtgatgatgatgaagatgaacATGATGAAATCGATGTGGAAATTgataccccacatatagctctgGAGCTTCAGTCAg ATGAGGAGGAAAATGGCCCTGGTTGTACATGGGTACCTCTAAAAACAATAGAAATGGCTGTTTCAAATGAGCCCGATATGTCTGATCATCCTGTGATCATTCAGACCTCTGCTTCTTCTCCATCTCCGTCATCCTCTCCTCAGAACCAGATGAAATCCACCTACGTGAGGAGACTTTCGGCAGCAAATCCGCGTAGGAAACAAGAAGTCTCCGATTTCGAAAAACGATTGATGGAGAGTCAAATACAACAGAATACGCTTTTAACGTCTTGGTATCAGCAACAAACGTCCCTTATGGTCCAGCAAAATCTCATACTGGAGAACCTGGTAGAGCAAAGCCGGCGCTTGGCGGACAACGTGGAGATTTTAAACCGGACCTTGGAAAAAATGGTGGATGGTAACCATTTACACAGGGAAACTGTTCATTTTGTACAGGAACGTAAGCAAGGTCCCCCTACCCGATCTGCCTCCCGAGTAGTTAGTGGCGAATCAGGCGGTCCCTCGGGAGTGGAAGTATACTCTGGCATGATCTTGAAAGTTGAAGAAGAAATGTAG